In Candidatus Bathyarchaeota archaeon, one genomic interval encodes:
- a CDS encoding beta-CASP ribonuclease aCPSF1 has translation MRRQFHDPLTKIREIILAKIPKEVGVTRINFEGSRLAIYVKRPEILLIEKSYIISDIVETMRRRIVVRSDPSVRVPEEQVKSIVGQVVPKEAGVENIIFNDVLGEVVIEARKTGLAIGKDGSVLQEVLKRTRWIPRVVRVPTIPSKIIANVRHVLYSEPRERERILRAEGERIFRPITFSSDEVLLIPLGGFREVGRSALLIKTKESSILIDCGINPGASRPSQMFPYLDFEGLDLDTLDAVVVTHSHLDHCGAVPLLYKYGYKGLVYCSEPTLSLMTLTQLDYLDVAARGGMIPPYTQRDVREMILHTVTLRYGYVVDIAPEVKLTLWNAGHILGSSIVHIHIGEGHHNIVVTGDFKNGRTMLLDPSVTAFPRVETLVIESTYGGEKDVMPPRPEVEAMFISTINKTVERGGKVLIPTPAVGRGQEIMMVIDSYMRRGLLKEVPVYLDGMLNEATAIHTAYPEYLSRGLRDKILREDVNVFQSEYFTPVTGQDQREEIAEDGPAIVLATSGMMEGGPVLEYFKLMAGDPRNSLIFVSYQIEGTLGRRIKNGLKEVPLPTRDGRINITEVKMEVTAIEGFSGHSDRRQLLSYVRRITPRPKMVIVCHGEAQKTLQLSSSISRIYRIPATAPQNLESVRLR, from the coding sequence GTGAGGAGACAGTTCCACGACCCTCTAACCAAGATAAGGGAGATAATCCTAGCCAAGATACCGAAGGAGGTCGGGGTTACTAGGATAAACTTCGAAGGCTCTAGATTAGCCATCTACGTGAAGAGGCCTGAAATCCTACTTATCGAGAAAAGCTACATAATCTCCGATATCGTCGAAACGATGAGGCGGAGGATAGTCGTGAGGTCGGACCCCTCTGTCCGGGTTCCCGAGGAACAGGTCAAGTCGATCGTCGGTCAGGTCGTCCCCAAGGAGGCGGGTGTCGAGAACATAATATTCAACGATGTTCTAGGCGAGGTCGTTATAGAGGCCAGGAAAACCGGCTTAGCCATAGGTAAAGACGGCTCCGTTCTTCAAGAAGTTCTTAAGAGGACTAGATGGATACCTAGGGTCGTCAGGGTGCCTACTATACCTTCGAAGATAATAGCCAACGTCAGACACGTTCTCTACAGCGAGCCTAGGGAGAGGGAGCGGATCTTAAGGGCGGAGGGAGAGAGGATATTCAGACCTATAACGTTCTCATCCGACGAGGTTCTTCTGATACCCCTCGGAGGGTTTAGGGAAGTCGGTAGGTCTGCGCTTCTCATAAAGACGAAGGAAAGCTCTATACTCATCGACTGTGGTATAAACCCCGGTGCCTCTAGGCCAAGTCAGATGTTTCCGTATCTGGACTTTGAAGGCTTGGACTTAGATACGCTCGACGCGGTCGTGGTAACCCACAGCCACCTAGACCACTGCGGAGCGGTGCCGCTACTCTATAAATACGGGTATAAGGGGCTTGTATACTGCTCAGAGCCTACGCTCAGTCTCATGACCCTAACCCAGCTGGACTATCTGGACGTCGCCGCTAGGGGAGGCATGATACCCCCATATACGCAGAGGGATGTCCGAGAGATGATACTGCATACCGTGACTCTTAGATACGGATACGTCGTCGATATAGCCCCTGAGGTCAAGCTTACGCTTTGGAACGCAGGTCACATACTAGGCTCCTCGATAGTTCACATACACATAGGCGAGGGGCACCATAACATAGTGGTGACTGGCGACTTTAAAAACGGTAGAACTATGCTTCTCGACCCTTCGGTCACGGCTTTCCCGAGAGTCGAAACGCTTGTCATAGAGTCCACATACGGCGGTGAGAAGGATGTGATGCCGCCTAGACCTGAAGTCGAGGCTATGTTCATCTCGACGATAAATAAGACGGTGGAGCGTGGAGGTAAGGTCCTTATACCGACGCCGGCTGTAGGGAGAGGACAGGAGATAATGATGGTCATAGACTCCTACATGAGACGGGGTTTGCTCAAAGAGGTCCCTGTGTATCTTGATGGGATGCTCAACGAGGCTACAGCCATACATACGGCCTATCCGGAGTACTTATCTAGAGGGCTTAGGGATAAGATTCTACGCGAAGACGTCAACGTCTTTCAATCCGAGTACTTCACACCCGTCACTGGTCAGGACCAGAGGGAAGAGATAGCCGAGGATGGCCCGGCTATAGTGCTAGCTACGTCGGGTATGATGGAGGGCGGCCCGGTTCTTGAGTATTTCAAGCTCATGGCTGGAGACCCTAGAAACTCGCTCATATTTGTCAGCTACCAGATCGAAGGTACTCTCGGACGTAGGATAAAGAACGGCTTGAAAGAGGTGCCCTTACCTACCAGAGACGGTAGGATAAATATCACAGAGGTTAAGATGGAGGTGACGGCCATCGAAGGCTTCAGCGGGCACTCAGACAGGAGACAGCTTCTCTCCTATGTAAGAAGGATCACTCCAAGGCCTAAAATGGTCATCGTCTGCCACGGAGAGGCTCAAAAGACCCTGCAACTATCCTCGTCTATATCGCGTATATACCGTATCCCAGCGACGGCTCCCCAAAACCTGGAGAGCGTGAGGCTCAGATAG
- a CDS encoding TCP-1/cpn60 chaperonin family protein produces the protein MAAMEAIPVVTESGQPILILKEGTSRTRGKDALRANIMAARIIAEMIKTSLGPRGMDKMLVDSLGDVTITNDGATILKEMDVQHPAAKMMVEIAKATDNEVGDGTTSVVVLAGELLAKAQDLLDLNIHPSVIVEGYEAAASKALEILREIAVKVNPDDREILKKIAKTSMSTKSVAESKEFLADLVVDAVLQVAEKTEEGYKVDLDDIKVEKKAGEDITATKLIQGIALDKEVVHPGMPKTVKEAKIALLNCPLEIEKTEIDAKIRIETPEQIRAFLEEETRMLREMVDKIVNTGANVVICQKGIDDMAQHFLAKRGVLAVRRVKESDMRKLAKATGARIVTNIDDLRSEDLGYAKLVEERKVGEDKWVFIEGCKNPRSVTLLIRGGADKVVEEAERSVHDALCVVRDVVQNPAIVAGGGAPETEVALRIRKWAEGLSGKEQLAVLKFAEAIEIVPTVLSENAGLEPIDTIVELRASHEKGSLWAGVDVLNGKVADMYKLEVLEPLAVKEQIIKSAVEAASTILRIDDIIAAGKLKEEEKPSKPSEKEEEESFSSSSSF, from the coding sequence ATGGCGGCTATGGAAGCTATACCTGTCGTTACCGAAAGCGGTCAACCCATCCTGATACTCAAGGAGGGGACATCTAGGACTAGGGGTAAAGACGCTCTAAGAGCCAACATAATGGCCGCTAGGATAATCGCTGAGATGATCAAGACTTCACTGGGTCCTAGAGGTATGGATAAGATGCTCGTCGATAGCTTAGGCGACGTGACGATCACGAACGACGGCGCTACGATACTCAAGGAGATGGATGTACAACATCCGGCTGCTAAGATGATGGTTGAGATAGCTAAGGCCACCGACAACGAGGTCGGTGATGGAACGACCTCTGTGGTGGTCTTAGCCGGTGAACTCCTAGCTAAGGCTCAAGACCTTTTGGACTTAAATATCCATCCGTCGGTCATAGTGGAGGGCTATGAGGCCGCGGCTAGTAAGGCTCTCGAAATCTTAAGGGAGATCGCGGTTAAAGTGAACCCCGATGATAGAGAGATTCTCAAGAAGATAGCTAAAACCTCTATGAGCACCAAGTCTGTTGCCGAGAGTAAGGAGTTCCTAGCGGATCTTGTCGTCGACGCTGTTCTACAAGTCGCTGAGAAAACCGAAGAGGGCTATAAGGTCGACTTAGATGATATTAAAGTCGAGAAGAAGGCTGGTGAGGATATAACCGCTACGAAGCTTATCCAGGGTATAGCCTTGGATAAGGAGGTCGTGCACCCAGGTATGCCTAAGACCGTTAAGGAGGCTAAGATCGCGTTGCTTAACTGCCCGCTTGAGATCGAGAAGACCGAGATCGACGCTAAGATACGCATCGAAACGCCTGAGCAGATAAGGGCTTTCCTAGAAGAGGAGACCAGGATGCTTAGAGAGATGGTCGATAAGATCGTTAATACCGGTGCTAACGTGGTGATATGTCAGAAGGGTATCGACGACATGGCTCAGCACTTCCTGGCTAAACGGGGTGTGCTAGCCGTTAGGAGAGTAAAAGAATCCGACATGAGAAAGCTTGCTAAGGCAACCGGGGCTAGGATAGTCACCAATATAGACGACTTGAGGTCTGAAGACTTAGGCTACGCTAAGCTTGTCGAGGAGCGTAAGGTCGGGGAGGATAAATGGGTCTTCATAGAGGGTTGTAAGAACCCGAGAAGCGTGACCCTGTTGATAAGGGGCGGTGCCGATAAGGTGGTCGAGGAGGCTGAGAGAAGCGTCCACGATGCATTATGTGTGGTCAGAGACGTGGTCCAGAACCCGGCGATCGTGGCTGGTGGAGGCGCTCCCGAGACCGAGGTTGCTTTGAGGATAAGGAAGTGGGCTGAAGGCTTATCGGGTAAGGAGCAGCTGGCTGTTCTGAAGTTCGCCGAGGCCATAGAGATAGTACCGACGGTTCTGTCCGAGAACGCTGGTCTAGAGCCCATCGACACGATCGTGGAGCTTAGGGCTTCGCATGAGAAGGGTAGCCTATGGGCTGGCGTAGACGTTTTAAACGGTAAGGTCGCGGACATGTACAAGCTTGAGGTCCTAGAGCCTCTGGCGGTTAAGGAGCAGATAATAAAGTCGGCGGTGGAGGCTGCGTCTACGATACTCAGGATCGACGATATCATAGCGGCTGGTAAGCTCAAGGAAGAGGAGAAACCCTCAAAGCCTTCAGAAAAAGAGGAAGAGGAAAGTTTCTCGTCGAGTAGCAGCTTCTAA
- a CDS encoding pyruvate synthase subunit beta has translation MVTLKQLPVEDLWGPGHNACAGCGPSIAVKMILKALRGPTVVVSPTGCMEVVSSSYPQTAWGVPWVHVLFENAAAVASGIEAAYKYMVKKGIVDEKPDIVVIAGDGGTFDIGLQALSGALERWHDFLYICYDNEAYMNTGIQRSSATPRGAWTTTSPAGKVIPGKPEWKKDLIGIAVAHGIPYAATATIAYWNDLITKVRKALEVEGPTVLHVLAPCPLGWRFDPSKTVEISRLAVQTRYFPLYEVENGVYKLSVKVSKPKPVEEFLRPQRRFRHLFTPENKHIIERIQKNIDEGWERLLKLCGLKS, from the coding sequence ATGGTTACTCTTAAACAACTACCCGTGGAGGATCTTTGGGGGCCTGGGCATAACGCATGCGCGGGATGCGGCCCCTCGATAGCTGTAAAGATGATACTCAAAGCCTTAAGAGGACCGACGGTCGTCGTATCGCCTACAGGATGCATGGAAGTTGTCTCGAGCTCCTACCCGCAGACGGCATGGGGAGTACCCTGGGTTCACGTTCTCTTCGAGAACGCCGCCGCGGTAGCCTCAGGGATAGAAGCCGCCTATAAATACATGGTTAAGAAAGGAATCGTGGACGAAAAACCCGACATAGTCGTCATAGCTGGTGACGGGGGAACGTTCGATATAGGGTTGCAGGCCCTATCAGGAGCCTTAGAGAGGTGGCATGACTTCCTGTACATATGCTACGATAACGAGGCGTATATGAACACGGGCATCCAGAGGTCAAGCGCGACTCCTAGAGGAGCCTGGACGACCACCAGCCCCGCCGGGAAGGTTATACCCGGGAAGCCTGAATGGAAGAAAGACCTTATAGGCATAGCTGTAGCTCATGGCATACCCTACGCTGCCACGGCTACGATAGCGTATTGGAACGACCTGATCACGAAGGTCCGTAAAGCGTTGGAGGTAGAGGGTCCGACTGTGTTGCATGTATTAGCCCCATGCCCGCTTGGATGGAGATTCGACCCGTCGAAGACCGTTGAGATATCTAGGCTCGCGGTTCAGACGAGATACTTCCCGCTCTACGAAGTCGAAAACGGAGTCTACAAGCTCAGCGTCAAAGTAAGTAAACCTAAGCCTGTGGAGGAGTTTCTTAGACCCCAGCGTAGGTTCAGACACCTATTTACGCCAGAGAACAAGCATATAATCGAAAGGATCCAGAAAAATATAGATGAAGGCTGGGAAAGACTGCTAAAACTTTGCGGTCTAAAAAGTTAA
- the psmB gene encoding archaeal proteasome endopeptidase complex subunit beta — MHENFRVLKTGTTTIGLVCKDGIVLASDTRVTMGFMVAHKKGRKIYRIDDHLAITIAGTVAEGQNVVDLLKIYAKLYKMEHGRPIPINSAAKIASRILYSNRLIPLAVQAIVGGVDDDGPHLYALDPFGGITEEKCFSTGSGSPIAIGELETSFKDGISVEEAIPIAVRALRAAMRRDIASGDSFDVVVIDSKGYRELSEDEKAKFASHA, encoded by the coding sequence TTGCACGAGAATTTTCGAGTGTTGAAGACCGGCACTACAACCATAGGGTTGGTATGTAAAGACGGTATAGTCTTAGCCTCTGATACGAGGGTCACGATGGGTTTCATGGTGGCTCATAAGAAAGGCCGTAAGATATACCGTATAGACGACCATCTGGCGATAACCATCGCCGGCACTGTCGCCGAAGGTCAGAACGTGGTAGACCTTCTGAAGATCTATGCTAAGCTCTACAAGATGGAGCATGGTAGACCTATACCCATAAACTCGGCGGCTAAAATAGCCTCCCGCATACTGTATAGCAATAGACTGATCCCCTTAGCTGTTCAAGCCATAGTAGGCGGCGTCGACGACGATGGCCCTCACCTCTATGCCTTAGACCCCTTCGGAGGAATTACAGAGGAGAAGTGCTTCTCGACAGGCTCAGGCTCACCGATAGCCATAGGCGAGCTTGAGACGAGTTTCAAAGACGGTATAAGCGTCGAGGAGGCTATTCCCATAGCCGTCAGAGCCTTACGTGCCGCTATGCGTAGAGACATCGCAAGCGGAGACAGCTTCGACGTGGTCGTAATAGATTCCAAAGGTTATAGAGAGTTGTCTGAAGATGAGAAGGCGAAATTTGCGTCTCATGCCTAA
- a CDS encoding metal-dependent hydrolase → MKIKYLSHACFEISNGKTILIDPYFTGNSLAPRYEGKPDIILVTHEHFDHFDKAFIDRYPGAKVVVPPVCDYPGAIVMRVGDKREIDGVEVEMIPASHHQSKYPTGYIIGFEGKRIAHLGDCYLDGVKPLADIDVLLIPIGGTYTMNIDEALKALDIIRPKLAIPMHYDTFPQIKADPEEFRRRAEAKGYEVRVLKIGEEVTV, encoded by the coding sequence GTGAAGATTAAGTATCTGAGCCACGCATGCTTCGAAATCTCAAACGGCAAAACCATACTGATAGATCCATACTTTACAGGTAACAGCTTAGCCCCTAGGTATGAGGGAAAGCCTGACATAATTCTCGTAACCCATGAACACTTTGACCACTTCGATAAGGCCTTCATAGACCGCTACCCAGGGGCTAAAGTCGTCGTCCCACCTGTTTGCGATTACCCAGGGGCCATAGTTATGCGTGTAGGTGATAAGAGGGAGATAGACGGCGTCGAGGTCGAGATGATACCTGCAAGCCATCATCAGAGCAAATATCCGACCGGGTATATCATAGGCTTCGAGGGTAAGAGGATAGCACATCTCGGGGATTGCTATCTGGACGGGGTCAAACCCCTAGCCGACATAGACGTATTGCTCATACCTATAGGCGGAACCTATACGATGAACATAGACGAGGCCTTGAAGGCGTTAGACATCATAAGGCCTAAGCTCGCGATACCCATGCACTACGACACTTTCCCCCAGATAAAGGCGGATCCTGAAGAGTTCAGGAGAAGGGCGGAGGCGAAGGGGTACGAGGTTAGGGTTCTCAAGATAGGCGAAGAGGTCACGGTTTAG